One window of the Gopherus evgoodei ecotype Sinaloan lineage unplaced genomic scaffold, rGopEvg1_v1.p scaffold_36_arrow_ctg1, whole genome shotgun sequence genome contains the following:
- the LOC115641854 gene encoding olfactory receptor 52B2-like, with protein MMPADNHTFSDPMTYVLTGIPGTEESHVWISIPFCLMYIATLFGNSLLLFIILTEQSLHEPMYLFVSMLAAADLLLSTTTVPKMLAVFWFRAGEISFAACLTQMFFIHVSFLAESAILLAMAFDRYVAICNPLRYTIILTNSVIGKMGLAVVTRSFCFIFPLIFLVKQLKFCRTNRLPHNYCDYVDIARLACDDITVSIWYGVATAILVIGLDAMLIAVSYGLILRAVFQLPTKEARLKALHTCGSHVCVILMFYTPAFFSSFALRFGHIIPGYILNLLANLYVLIPPMLNPIVYGVTTKEILKRVINVFHQCCRRRSLLS; from the coding sequence ATGATGCCAGCTGACAATCACACCTTTTCAGACCCCATGACCTATGTCCTGACTGGCATTCCGGGTACGGAGGAGTctcatgtctggatctccatccccttctgtctGATGTACATTGCAACACTTTTTGGAAACTCTCTCCTACTATTCATCATACTAACAGAAcaaagcctccatgagcccatgtatctATTCGTGTCCATGCTGGCCGCTGCTGATCTGCTGTTATCTACCACGACAGTGCCCAAGATGCTGGCTGTCTTCTGGTTTAGAGCAGGGGAAATTTCTTTTGCTGCCTGCCTGACGcagatgttcttcatccatgTCAGTTTTCTGGCCGAGTCGGccatcctgctggccatggcgtttgATCGGTACGTTGCCATTTGCAACCCCCTGAGATACACCATCATACTAACCAATTCTGTGATTGGGAAGATGGGGCTGGCAGTTGTCACAAGAAGTTTCTGTTTCATTTTCCCTCTCATCTTTCTTGTGAAGCAGCTGAAGTTCTGCAGAACCAACCGCCTGCCTCACAATTATTGTGACTATGTGGACATAGCCCGACTGGCCTGCGACGACATCACAGTCAGTATCTGGTATGGCGTAGCTACGGCTATTTTAGTAATTGGTTTGGATGCTATGCTCATTGCTGTATCTTATGGACTGATCCTCAGGGCCGTATTCCAGCTCCCCACCAAGGAAGCCCGGCTCAAGGCTCTCCACACCTGCGGCTCCCATGTCTGTGTCATACTGATGTTCTACACACCggcttttttctcctcttttgcaCTCCGATTTGGGCACATCATCCCGGGTTATATTCTCAACCTCCTGGCCAACCTCTATGTGCTCATtccccccatgttaaaccccattgTTTATGGGGTGACAACAAAAGAGATCCTGAAACGGGTGATCAATGTGTTTCAtcaatgctgcagaagaaggtccCTGCTGAGCTAA
- the LOC115641855 gene encoding olfactory receptor 52B2-like yields MPADNHTFFAPMTYILTDIPGTKESHIWISILLCLMYVVALFGNSLLVFIILTERSLHEPMYLFVSMLAAADLLLSTTAVPKMLAVFWFRAGEISFAACLTQMFFIHVSFIAESAIILAMAFDRYVAICDPLRYTMILTKSVMRKMGLAVVTRIFCIIFPLIFLVKQLKFCKTNRLPHTYCEHLAIAWLACDITVSVWYGIAMAILVIGLDAVLIAVSYGLIIRAVFLLPSKDARLKALHTCSSHLCVILMFYTPALFPIFAHRFGHIIPGYILSLLTNLCVLIPPMLNPIVYGVTTKEILKWVINVFHRWCRRSSLLS; encoded by the coding sequence ATGCCAGCTGACAATCACACCTTTTTTGCTCCTATGACCTACATCCTGACCGACATCCCAGGTACTAAGGAGTCTCATATCTGGATCTCCATCCTTTTATGTCTGATGTACGTTGTGGCACTTTTTGGGAACTCTCTCTTAGTATTCATCATACTAACAGAAcgaagcctccatgagcccatgtatctATTCGTGTCCATGCTGGCCGCTGCTGATCTGCTGTTATCTACCACAGCAGTGCCCAAGATGCTAGCTGTATTCTGGTTTAGAGCAGGGGAAATTTCTTTTGCTGCCTGCCTGacccagatgttcttcatccatgTCAGTTTTATTGCCGAGTCGGCCATCATACTGGCCATGGCATTTGATCGGTACGTTGCCATCTGTGACCCCCTGAGATACACCATGATACTAACCAAGTCTGTGATGAGGAAGATGGGGCTGGCAGTTGTCACAAGAATTTTCTGTATCATTTTCCCTCTCATCTTTCTTGTGAAGCAGCTGAAGTTCTGCAAAACCAACCGCCTGCCTCACACCTATTGTGAGCACCTAGCCATAGCCTGGCTGGCCTGCGACATCACAGTCAGTGTCTGGTATGGCATAGCCATGGCTATTTTAGTAATTGGTTTGGATGCTGTGCTCATTGCTGTATCTTATGGGCTGATCATCAGGGCCGTCTTCCTGCTCCCTTCCAAGGACGCCCGGCTCAAGGCTCTCCACACCTGTAGCTCTCACCTCTGTGTCATACTGATGTTCTACACACCAGCCTTATTCCCCATTTTTGCACACCGATTTGGGCACATCATTCCAGGTTATATTCTCAGCCTACTGACCAACCTCTGTGTGCTCATtccccccatgttaaaccccatcgtTTATGGGGTGACAACAAAAGAGATCCTGAAATGGGTGATCAATGTGTTTCATCGGTGGTGCAGGAGAAGCTCCCTGCTGAGCTAA